In one window of uncultured Acetobacteroides sp. DNA:
- a CDS encoding phage tail tape measure protein: MATTTTQWILELVDKLTAPMKNVIGAADEAAEKVEGVGTKAEGSKEKIKKMSAIDLYAVADSVENLANKFDALNEPGARFNAQMKEVEAITGVTGSALDDLGSKARKTAKDFGGDASDMMESYKSILSRLGPDIANDQKALDLMGRNVATLSKTMGNDAVGAMDALTTSMLQMGVDLSNPMEAAQEMTRMMNVMAAGAKYGAAEVPSVSAAYKVAGVEIKNAKVSFEEGNSALQALAQGGKYGEQAGTALRNILGKMAGIDVIPKDAQEKLKALGVNYDIVSNKTLPLTTRLRELKKAQADATLFAQMFGTENSAAANIMVDSIDAQDKMTKAITGTNTATEQADTIMSGWTERMNKVKVWFTDLKIGMFDVTSKITPFIDGLAGTVVVMANLANARTGVVMLFNTLKTMPVVGKLVTWGSTIASAGFKMISAGAKMAGVAIMNIPIIGWIAAIIAGLIALGTYFYKTSATFRGVLMGVWNFIKTFFTGVASFIGDVFKGIWHLIKGVFNPANWFDKNYKFSDGFDKIVGAAKKFGRDLSKAYGDGKKQGEESFYEDNPDKRPNTSHAGAKSKTLEIKKPTTKLTTSDLSKGKGNGTSEMKGSGGASIKSISQRIDIKNYFTISADADKSDFESIAEKVVRVINDKLRDGVIVSAN; encoded by the coding sequence ATGGCAACAACAACGACACAATGGATTCTTGAGCTAGTGGATAAGCTGACCGCACCGATGAAGAACGTCATCGGTGCGGCAGATGAAGCGGCAGAGAAGGTTGAGGGCGTTGGAACCAAAGCCGAAGGCAGCAAGGAGAAGATTAAGAAGATGTCGGCAATAGATCTCTACGCTGTCGCCGATAGCGTGGAGAATCTTGCCAACAAGTTTGACGCGTTAAACGAGCCAGGTGCTAGGTTTAACGCTCAGATGAAAGAGGTGGAAGCCATAACAGGAGTTACAGGCTCCGCTCTTGACGATTTAGGCAGTAAAGCCCGAAAAACGGCTAAGGATTTTGGAGGTGACGCATCTGACATGATGGAAAGCTACAAGTCTATCCTATCGCGCTTAGGCCCTGACATAGCAAACGACCAAAAGGCGCTCGACTTGATGGGGCGAAATGTAGCTACCCTCAGCAAAACTATGGGTAACGACGCTGTTGGTGCGATGGATGCCTTAACCACCTCGATGCTGCAAATGGGCGTTGACCTAAGTAACCCAATGGAGGCTGCTCAGGAAATGACGCGGATGATGAACGTTATGGCAGCTGGTGCAAAGTATGGTGCCGCTGAAGTACCAAGCGTAAGTGCTGCCTATAAGGTTGCAGGGGTTGAAATCAAGAATGCAAAAGTATCATTCGAAGAAGGTAACTCTGCCCTGCAAGCGCTTGCACAAGGTGGTAAGTATGGAGAGCAAGCAGGAACAGCGCTTCGCAACATTCTTGGGAAAATGGCAGGTATCGATGTTATTCCAAAGGACGCTCAAGAGAAACTAAAGGCTCTTGGCGTTAACTATGATATCGTATCAAATAAGACGCTTCCTCTTACCACCCGCTTACGCGAGCTGAAAAAGGCACAGGCTGATGCAACGCTGTTTGCCCAAATGTTCGGAACAGAGAATAGCGCGGCAGCAAACATTATGGTAGATTCCATCGACGCCCAGGATAAAATGACAAAGGCTATAACAGGTACCAATACGGCAACTGAGCAGGCCGATACCATTATGAGCGGTTGGACTGAACGTATGAATAAGGTTAAGGTTTGGTTCACCGATCTTAAGATTGGAATGTTTGATGTGACATCAAAAATCACCCCATTTATTGATGGACTTGCAGGAACAGTGGTAGTGATGGCAAACCTAGCTAACGCTAGAACTGGAGTTGTAATGCTCTTCAATACCCTAAAAACAATGCCTGTTGTGGGCAAGTTGGTAACGTGGGGATCTACCATTGCAAGCGCAGGGTTTAAGATGATCTCTGCAGGAGCAAAAATGGCGGGTGTTGCCATTATGAACATTCCAATAATCGGATGGATTGCCGCCATTATCGCTGGGTTAATCGCGCTTGGAACCTACTTCTACAAAACATCGGCTACGTTTAGAGGCGTCCTTATGGGAGTTTGGAACTTCATTAAAACATTCTTCACGGGAGTTGCATCTTTTATTGGTGATGTATTTAAAGGTATATGGCACCTAATAAAAGGGGTATTCAACCCGGCCAACTGGTTCGACAAGAACTACAAGTTTAGCGACGGATTTGACAAAATAGTAGGTGCAGCCAAGAAGTTTGGGCGTGATTTATCAAAGGCTTACGGCGATGGTAAAAAGCAGGGAGAGGAAAGCTTCTACGAAGATAATCCGGACAAGCGTCCGAATACTTCGCATGCAGGCGCAAAAAGCAAAACGCTTGAGATTAAAAAGCCGACCACAAAGCTAACCACCTCCGATCTGAGCAAGGGTAAAGGGAATGGAACAAGTGAAATGAAGGGTAGCGGAGGCGCTTCCATAAAAAGCATTTCTCAAAGGATTGATATCAAGAACTACTTTACTATAAGTGCTGATGCTGACAAATCAGATTTTGAAAGCATAGCCGAAAAAGTTGTAAGAGTTATTAACGACAAGCTAAGGGATGGTGTAATAGTTTCCGCTAATTAA
- a CDS encoding DUF2586 family protein, which translates to MSFAGASINKLNGGLNRHSESDRVVCLIGGMTLPSGMAYNTAYELLSIETAEDLGITQTTDDTNSELAHYHLSEMFRLASESKFWLIPVDKSKTVAALVADADLKTAIRSIKNLNVLGITGLATTVDTSLADAVSLQGLVNSLADEHILIDGVFVEGVGGVAPLAITAYPDLRTVTAPNVTYVVAQDPVMAALKAGYAKRAAVGTALGSVAVRRIHEDIGSVDIEEKPRSRRGEENYSLSDEQTGRWLSASLSDGKKFASLTPQEQKALTAKGYMYVGSFANYGGFYFNGCPTAVSANSDYAYFNLNCIWNKAARIIRNTLIPRVRSKAPTDPTTGYLKSTWVSGLEAACLSALSAMEASGNIDGKDVSISEVQAPSETTPLKIKALVVVGKIVHEFDVDLGLTEKL; encoded by the coding sequence ATGAGCTTCGCTGGTGCATCAATCAACAAGCTGAATGGCGGATTAAACCGCCATTCAGAATCGGACAGAGTTGTTTGCCTTATCGGAGGGATGACACTCCCTAGCGGTATGGCCTACAACACTGCCTACGAGCTGCTCTCTATTGAAACGGCTGAGGATTTAGGAATCACCCAAACCACTGACGATACCAATAGCGAGCTTGCACACTACCACCTGAGCGAGATGTTTAGGTTAGCCTCTGAGTCAAAGTTCTGGCTTATCCCTGTGGATAAATCTAAAACAGTAGCGGCCCTAGTGGCAGATGCTGATTTGAAAACGGCCATTCGGAGCATAAAGAACCTGAACGTGCTTGGCATTACCGGGCTTGCAACTACGGTTGACACCTCGCTTGCTGATGCGGTAAGCCTACAAGGTTTGGTAAATAGCCTTGCCGATGAGCATATTCTTATTGATGGGGTATTTGTAGAAGGCGTTGGAGGAGTTGCTCCGCTTGCCATTACGGCCTACCCCGACTTAAGAACGGTGACTGCTCCTAACGTAACCTACGTTGTGGCACAAGATCCTGTCATGGCTGCATTAAAGGCTGGTTACGCCAAGCGTGCTGCTGTTGGTACTGCCCTTGGTTCCGTTGCGGTAAGGCGCATTCACGAGGATATCGGGAGCGTGGATATTGAAGAGAAGCCACGATCACGCCGAGGAGAGGAGAATTATTCGCTAAGCGATGAGCAAACCGGACGTTGGCTATCTGCCTCGTTATCGGATGGCAAGAAATTCGCCAGCCTAACTCCACAAGAACAAAAGGCGCTGACGGCTAAGGGTTACATGTACGTAGGCTCATTTGCCAACTATGGAGGGTTCTACTTCAACGGTTGCCCAACAGCAGTAAGCGCCAATAGCGATTATGCGTACTTCAACCTTAACTGCATTTGGAATAAGGCAGCAAGGATTATTCGCAATACGCTAATCCCAAGGGTGCGCTCCAAAGCACCAACTGATCCAACAACCGGATACCTGAAAAGTACCTGGGTGTCGGGACTGGAAGCTGCTTGCCTAAGCGCATTGAGCGCGATGGAAGCCTCTGGCAATATCGATGGAAAGGATGTTTCGATTAGCGAGGTTCAGGCCCCAAGCGAAACCACCCCGTTGAAGATAAAGGCGCTTGTTGTGGTTGGGAAAATTGTCCACGAGTTTGACGTGGATTTAGGTTTAACCGAAAAACTTTAG